Proteins encoded together in one Schumannella luteola window:
- the argH gene encoding argininosuccinate lyase, with amino-acid sequence MTGDGSSGGSTAGGSSLWGGRFADGPSPELEALSRSTHFDWALAPYDLAGSRAHARALAAAGYLVADDLERMLAGLDQIEAGWRDGSIQPKPSDEDVHFALERELVAAVGPELGGRLRAGRSRNDQIATLVRLYLLDHATTIQHLLVQTVDAIAGQASAHPNAPMPGRTHLQHAQPVLLSHQLLAHAWPLVRDLERLRDWRVRAAESPYGAGAVAGGALGLDPVPIAAELGLGAPMLNSIDATASRDVVAEFAFIAAQIGIDLSRFAEEIILWATREFRFIRLHDGFSTGSSIMPQKKNPDIAELARGKSGRLIGNLTGLLATLKALPLGYNRDLQEDKEPVFDSVQTLEVLLPAFAGMVATLEFDTARLAELAPQGFSLATDVADHLVREGVPFREAHEISGALVRFCEAEGLELDEPSDAQYAAIDPRLTGSVRAVLTVEGSLASRAGIGGTAPERVAEQLAALTERVRGLAGR; translated from the coding sequence GTGACCGGCGACGGCTCGAGCGGCGGATCGACCGCGGGCGGCTCCTCGCTCTGGGGCGGGCGCTTCGCCGACGGACCCTCGCCCGAGCTTGAGGCGCTGAGCCGCTCGACGCACTTCGACTGGGCCCTCGCGCCCTACGACCTCGCCGGGTCGCGGGCGCACGCCCGGGCGCTCGCCGCGGCCGGCTATCTCGTCGCCGACGACCTCGAGCGGATGCTGGCCGGGCTGGATCAGATCGAGGCCGGCTGGCGCGATGGCAGCATCCAGCCGAAGCCCTCCGACGAAGACGTGCACTTCGCGCTCGAGCGCGAGCTCGTCGCCGCGGTCGGCCCGGAGCTCGGCGGGCGCCTGCGCGCCGGCCGCAGCCGCAACGACCAGATCGCGACGCTGGTGCGGCTCTACCTGCTCGACCACGCGACCACGATCCAGCACCTGCTCGTGCAGACGGTCGACGCGATCGCGGGGCAGGCCTCCGCGCATCCGAACGCCCCGATGCCCGGACGCACGCACCTGCAGCACGCCCAGCCGGTGCTGCTCTCGCACCAGCTGCTCGCGCACGCCTGGCCGCTCGTGCGCGACCTCGAGCGTCTGCGCGACTGGCGCGTGCGCGCCGCCGAGTCGCCCTACGGCGCTGGCGCCGTGGCGGGCGGCGCGCTGGGCCTCGACCCGGTGCCGATCGCCGCGGAGCTCGGGCTCGGCGCCCCGATGCTCAACTCGATCGACGCGACCGCCTCGCGCGACGTCGTGGCCGAGTTCGCGTTCATCGCCGCGCAGATCGGCATCGACCTGTCGCGCTTCGCCGAGGAGATCATCCTCTGGGCGACGCGGGAGTTCCGCTTCATCCGCCTGCACGACGGCTTCTCGACCGGGTCGTCGATCATGCCGCAGAAGAAGAACCCCGACATCGCCGAGCTCGCGCGCGGCAAGAGCGGTCGCCTGATCGGCAATCTGACCGGACTGCTCGCGACGCTCAAGGCGCTGCCGCTCGGCTACAACCGCGACCTGCAGGAGGACAAGGAGCCCGTCTTCGACTCCGTGCAGACGCTCGAGGTGCTGCTGCCCGCCTTCGCCGGCATGGTCGCGACCCTCGAATTCGACACGGCTCGCCTCGCCGAGCTCGCCCCGCAGGGCTTCTCGCTCGCGACCGACGTGGCCGACCACCTCGTGCGCGAGGGCGTGCCCTTCCGCGAGGCGCACGAGATCTCGGGTGCGCTCGTGCGCTTCTGCGAGGCCGAGGGACTCGAGCTGGATGAGCCGAGCGACGCCCAGTACGCCGCGATCGACCCGCGTCTCACCGGATCGGTGCGCGCGGTGCTCACGGTCGAGGGCTCGCTCGCGAGCCGCGCCGGCATCGGCGGTACCGCGCCGGAGCGCGTGGCCGAGCAGCTCGCAGCGCTCACCGAGCGCGTGCGCGGATTGGCCGGGCGATGA
- the argF gene encoding ornithine carbamoyltransferase, translating into MTRHLLRDDDLSSAEQLEILELARELKADRWAQKPLAGPQSVAVIFDKTSTRTRVSFSVGIADLGGSPLIMDTGNSQLGGKESPSDTARVLERMVSAIVWRTYAQTGLEQMAHGATVPVVNALSDDFHPCQLLADLLTIQEHKGTLAGLTVVYVGDGANNMANSYLLAGATAGMHVRIGAPEGFQPEERFVDDARTRAAQTGGSVLVTASASEAVAGADVVVTDTWVSMGQEDEKADRVAKLGAYQVTSELMAEAEGDAIFLHCLPAYRGYEVAADVIDGAQSVIWDEAENRLHAQKALLAWLLAKNEAAL; encoded by the coding sequence ATGACCCGCCACCTCCTCCGCGACGACGACCTGTCGAGCGCCGAGCAGCTCGAGATCCTCGAGCTCGCCCGCGAGCTGAAGGCCGACCGCTGGGCGCAGAAGCCGCTCGCCGGTCCGCAGAGCGTCGCCGTCATCTTCGACAAGACCTCGACGCGCACCCGGGTCTCGTTCTCGGTCGGCATCGCCGACCTCGGCGGCTCGCCGCTGATCATGGACACCGGCAACAGCCAGCTCGGCGGCAAGGAGAGCCCCTCCGACACCGCCCGCGTGCTCGAGCGCATGGTCTCGGCGATCGTGTGGCGCACCTACGCGCAGACCGGGCTCGAGCAGATGGCGCACGGCGCGACGGTGCCGGTCGTCAACGCGCTGAGCGACGACTTCCACCCCTGCCAGCTGCTCGCCGACCTGCTCACGATCCAGGAGCACAAGGGCACGCTCGCCGGGCTCACGGTCGTCTACGTCGGCGACGGCGCGAACAACATGGCCAACAGCTACCTGCTCGCCGGCGCGACCGCGGGCATGCACGTGCGCATCGGCGCCCCCGAGGGCTTCCAGCCCGAGGAGCGCTTCGTGGATGACGCGCGCACCCGCGCGGCGCAGACCGGCGGCTCGGTGCTCGTCACCGCATCCGCCTCGGAGGCCGTCGCCGGCGCCGACGTCGTCGTGACCGACACCTGGGTGTCGATGGGCCAGGAAGACGAGAAGGCCGACCGCGTCGCGAAGCTCGGCGCCTACCAGGTGACGAGCGAGCTCATGGCCGAGGCCGAGGGCGACGCGATCTTCCTGCACTGCCTGCCCGCCTACCGCGGCTACGAGGTCGCCGCCGACGTGATCGACGGCGCGCAGAGCGTGATCTGGGATGAGGCCGAGAACCGACTGCACGCCCAGAAGGCGCTGCTGGCGTGGCTGCTCGCGAAGAACGAGGCCGCGCTGTGA